The sequence GACTGTGATCTAAGAATAACAAGATATCCACTACTTTCTTCTTAACTATTATTTAATTAAATCAATACTATAAACAAAATGACGAACAGGCAGACCAGAATAATCTTTATCAAATTGTTTGATGATGGTCATACCATTTTTTTCTGCAACTTTTCGAGAAGAGAGATTCGTCTCTCGAATGATTGAACAGATTTTTTCAGCTTTTAATTCATCTTTGGCATAAGCGATACATAGTTGGCTGGCGGAACTTGCATAGCCTTGATTCCAGTATCGCTTGTTCACTAAATAGCCGATTTCTAAGAGGGATTCATCTTCGACATCAGAATAGACAATCCCACATTGACCGATAAAGTCTTTACTTTTTTGATCGATGATAGCCCATAGACCAAATCCGTGTTCTTGATAGCTTTTCAAATTCCAGCTCAACCAATTGTTTACTTTTTCTTCTGTAAAAGCTGCTTCATAGGCATACATCGTTTCTTCATCTTGGAGAATCAAACATAGATCCTCAAAATCTTTGGATGTGAATTCTCTTAAATAGAGTTGGTCATTTTCGATTATTCTATTCTGCATCACTTGTCTCCTTTAATCCAATCTTACACTCATGATATATAAAGGGCCATATTCTCCATCAACGATTCTGTTTAGCCGTTGATACCCAGTTTTTTCATATAGACTTTGCGCTGCTATATTTTGTTTATTTACTGCAAGAATAATTTCATTCGCATTTGGAAAATGTAGATGAACAAATTCCGGTAATAACTGGAGCGCTTTTTTCGCATAGCCTTGTCCTTGGTATCTTTGATCCGTGGAGAAGGTTCTAAGTAAAAGTGCTTGCTCATTGCTTGTATATAAGGCAACATCCTTCTTTTCATCTAAGACAAAAAAATTCGTCAAGCGATCATTAGCGATTCCTATTATCGGATGGATAAACGGATTTTTCAAAGAAATCTTGATAGGCATTTCTGGCGTTCCTGTATAGCGCAATTGTTCGTCATTTAATTGGTATTGCTGGATCATCTTTGAAAAATCGTTGGTATATTTTTGTAAGAACATGATTCAGCACATCCTTTTTTGTCGTTTCCATTATTTTACCATAGTAACAGCTTTTATCAGAAAAAAAGAAGGTTTAAAACTCTAAATAGTGAAAGAAATGTAACAGTATCTTGGGATAATTTTGACAGACTCCTGGGAGTTTGAACTCACTATTTCTTTGTATACTAGGTTCATCAAGTAATAACTGCTGTAAATATTTGATTCACAGAGTCGCCCGTGACTTTAAATGAGAGGAGATGTCAAAGTGAAAGTAGAGGATGTTGCTTTGCAAAATAAGATGTGCGTAACTTTTGAGCAGCAAGATAAGGCAATCAAACAACAGTTAAAAATTATCGAAAAACTGCAACGAAGAGTAAAGGCAGAACAACGACGGAAAAATCAATTGGCATCTCAATTAAAAAAAATAACACAGCAGTAAAACACAAGGAGGAAATGAACAGATGACAGCATTAAGTGGAGTAGATGTAGTGTGGCGTTTTCGTTTAGCCGAAGATGAAGGAAATGAAAGTGCGTGGGGCTTAGCATACAGCACAGAGAATGGTTATTCAAAATCAAAAGAAAGTGAATCCACTGTTACGAAAGATGGCAGCGTGGTCACACCAGGAGCGACTGAAACAACAGTGACGGCAACAACATTGTATAAAATCGGTTCAACTCAAATCGACAAATTGGAAACGGCAATGGATGAAAACAAGCGTGTTCAGATTTGGCGTATTAATACCAAGGAAATTGGTACTGGCAATGATGAAGGCAAGTTTAAAGCAAAATATTTTGAAGGCTATTTTACTTCATTTGAAGAAACTGATTCAGCAGAAAATAAAGTTGAATACTCTTTGGAGTGGGCAATCGAGGGCGCAGGTAAGAATGGTTTTGCGGCATTAGAGCTAGATACATCAGAAGGTGGCGATTATGAATTTAAAGACACTGTAAAAGTGGAACAGAAAGCATAATCGCAATATTTTATAACTATTATGAAAGAGGTTAATTTCTAGCCTCTTTCACATTTTATAGAGTGAGACAATTATTGTAGTTTTTAAATTTTATTGAGCTTCCCAGGCTAGCTCTTCGGAAAAAAGATAAAAATAGAGTGAGATAAAAAGCGTCTCAATCAATTTTTCTTATTATTAAGTCAGAGCTGAACGAGCCTGTTCAGCAATTAAAACTATCTAGCTGCACAAATCAATCCTTAGGAAAATAGATAAATCGTCATTGAAACATAGGAACGTTTCAATGCCAATTTTCTAATTTTCTACAGGCTTAACCGATTTGTTCTGCTTTTAAAATTAGGAGGAAAAGATATGGAATTAGCAATGGACGAAAAAGTTTTTGGCTGTAAATTTGGCTATGGTTTTTTAAAAGAAATCAATAAACGTTATTCAGTAGAACGTGGTGGGATGCAGTTGAAATTAGGTGTAGGAGCAATTGTTTCAAATCTGCTTTTATCTGATGTAGATACTCTTTTTGAAGTTTTATTGATTGCAAATATGACAGAGAAACCTCGGATGACGGTTAAATTTTTAGAAGATTACGTTGAACAAAATGGTACAAAAAATCTGTTTGAAGAAGTGATCGATGAGCTAAAAAAGTCGGAATATACCGGGATGATGACCAGCAAGATGTTGGAAGAAGCACAAGCGTAACCACCGTAGATTTTGATGAAGTATACGAGCAAGTTCGATTAAACTGTTTACGTTTCTTGAAAATCGAGGATTTTAATGAAATAGATCGTTTGACGATTCCGAATTACGAACTACGTATGAAGGCCTATCAATTAAAACAGTTGGATCGACAATATGAGATTCATCTACAAGCTTGGGCAACTGTTATGGCGGGACAAACACGAAAAGGCAAACCTGTTTTTAGAACCTTTGATAAATTCTTCGATTATCGTAAAGCAGAAGAGAGATTATTAGGCAGACAAAAACATACTTCTCCTGATAAAGAAAAACTTCAAAATTGGATCGCCAATTTTAATTCATAGGAAAGGAGGAGGAAGATGGAACATAAACAAAATGTGACGACAGTTTTATCAGCAGTAGACAATAATTTTTTTAAAACATTAGCTAGCGCTGATGATGCACTTAACAACACTAAAGGAACATCAAATCGTTTATACGAATCTTTTACTAAATTAGCATCATATAATATCTCACCTCAGAGTTTCGAGATTTTCAAGCAAAGTGCACAAGATGCTTCAACTATGGTGGATAACCTTGGGGAAAAACTCAAAAAAAGATTTACTCCAGTTATTGAAAAGCCAAATTTGACAGGGATGATAGAGACTGTCGATAAAACAATTGCTGATATCAACAGCAAGCTGAAACAATTTCACATGCCTAGCTTGGGAAAAATGATGAGTGGAGACGACTCGGTTTTTGGGAATATTAACGGCAATATAGATAAAGTAACACAATCGTTTAGCGGAATGACTCAAAGTTTTGGTGATAAGCAGAAACAAATGATTTCAGGTATGTCAAACTGGAAACAAAATCTTACTGGATTTACAGAAAATACTAAATATCAAATGAAGTTATTTACGATGGCTATGCGGACAGAAGGTTCTCCCATCGATAAATTAGGTACCGCGTTTGATGCAGTTTCTACAAAAGTTTCAACAGGTTTTTCAAAAATGTATCAAAGCTCTGGAATGATGGGTTCAGCATTTAGGCAAGTTGGTGAAGGCTTCAATGGTGTAAAAGATTATATGAGTGGTCTACCTGAAAGTGCAAGATACCAAATGAAGCTCTTAGGGATGCACATAAGAAGTGAGCATCCAGCTTTGGCTGAATTAGGAGCCAAGTTTTCAGATATGTCTTCTCAAGTTGGTGGAACGATTTCTAATGTTACTTCTAAATTTGGTGCTTTGGGAGGGAAATTCACCGATACAATTACAAATTCCAAATTGTTAAAATCAACATTTAGCGGAATAGGAACAACCTTACAAGGGTCTGCTAATGTAGGAACAACAGCTATGACTTCTATGGTTCAGGGATTATCATCTGTTTTTGGATTTGCTTTAAAAGCCTTAGGACCAGCGGCTATTTTAGGTGTTGCTTTAGCTGGTTTTGGATTGCTAGACAGCCAGTTTGATGGTCAAATCGGCAAGATGATAGAAACAGCAACCACAAAAGGCCCAGCTATTATTGCAGGGTTTGTACAAGGAATTATAGAAAAGCTTCCAGAGTTGATGGAGACAGGTACGCAATTAATAGCCGGCTTGGCAGAAGCTATCGCTGTAAATCTACCTGTAATCATGCAAAGTGCAGTTGATCTGATTGGCGCACTAGTTCAAGGTGTAATTGAAAGCTTACCTACCTTGATTCCAGCAGCACTGATGTTGATTGAATCATTAGCCACTAGTTTATTATCGGCAGCACCACAACTATTATTGACGGGATTAGATTTGTTGATTGCTTTAGTCGATGGGATTTTAGCGAATAAGGATCAGATTG is a genomic window of Enterococcus haemoperoxidus ATCC BAA-382 containing:
- a CDS encoding phage major tail protein, TP901-1 family; translation: MTALSGVDVVWRFRLAEDEGNESAWGLAYSTENGYSKSKESESTVTKDGSVVTPGATETTVTATTLYKIGSTQIDKLETAMDENKRVQIWRINTKEIGTGNDEGKFKAKYFEGYFTSFEETDSAENKVEYSLEWAIEGAGKNGFAALELDTSEGGDYEFKDTVKVEQKA
- a CDS encoding GNAT family N-acetyltransferase, with product MFLQKYTNDFSKMIQQYQLNDEQLRYTGTPEMPIKISLKNPFIHPIIGIANDRLTNFFVLDEKKDVALYTSNEQALLLRTFSTDQRYQGQGYAKKALQLLPEFVHLHFPNANEIILAVNKQNIAAQSLYEKTGYQRLNRIVDGEYGPLYIMSVRLD
- a CDS encoding tail assembly chaperone, whose amino-acid sequence is MELAMDEKVFGCKFGYGFLKEINKRYSVERGGMQLKLGVGAIVSNLLLSDVDTLFEVLLIANMTEKPRMTVKFLEDYVEQNGTKNLFEEVIDELKKSEYTGMMTSKMLEEAQA
- a CDS encoding phage tail protein, with the translated sequence MEHKQNVTTVLSAVDNNFFKTLASADDALNNTKGTSNRLYESFTKLASYNISPQSFEIFKQSAQDASTMVDNLGEKLKKRFTPVIEKPNLTGMIETVDKTIADINSKLKQFHMPSLGKMMSGDDSVFGNINGNIDKVTQSFSGMTQSFGDKQKQMISGMSNWKQNLTGFTENTKYQMKLFTMAMRTEGSPIDKLGTAFDAVSTKVSTGFSKMYQSSGMMGSAFRQVGEGFNGVKDYMSGLPESARYQMKLLGMHIRSEHPALAELGAKFSDMSSQVGGTISNVTSKFGALGGKFTDTITNSKLLKSTFSGIGTTLQGSANVGTTAMTSMVQGLSSVFGFALKALGPAAILGVALAGFGLLDSQFDGQIGKMIETATTKGPAIIAGFVQGIIEKLPELMETGTQLIAGLAEAIAVNLPVIMQSAVDLIGALVQGVIESLPTLIPAALMLIESLATSLLSAAPQLLLTGLDLLIALVDGILANKDQIVTTVTTIIEAFTTNITNKLPEIIKKGVEVLTKLAEGIASVLPTLIPVAIEAIATLVGTLLEQLPTLIDAAIKIVATLCKGLWDNLPEILSAAGKLLGTFVEGIIGLLPDIASAGLRMGNEIIKELTGVDLFEIGGNIIQGLIDGIGGMAKAALDAVMNIGKSIGDAFKGLFKIHSPSRWMRDEIGAMLPAGLAIGIERNAHVVDQPMDKLASQIMLPSLDSLDQQLETIQDVSVQSSSKQMMIQTKQPATFNIKLGNQQFKAFVSDISEAMGQDSAINLAF
- a CDS encoding GNAT family N-acetyltransferase gives rise to the protein MQNRIIENDQLYLREFTSKDFEDLCLILQDEETMYAYEAAFTEEKVNNWLSWNLKSYQEHGFGLWAIIDQKSKDFIGQCGIVYSDVEDESLLEIGYLVNKRYWNQGYASSASQLCIAYAKDELKAEKICSIIRETNLSSRKVAEKNGMTIIKQFDKDYSGLPVRHFVYSIDLIK